Proteins found in one Bremerella volcania genomic segment:
- a CDS encoding ABC transporter permease: MYKLMLCLRYLKTRWIALASIISVTLGVATMVVVNAVMSGFSHEMHVRLHGILSDVVMESHSLDGFYQWERHMQAVREVAGDDIENMTVTVHVPAMLNMRVRDQWLPRQLTVIGIDDETYNKVSDFSKYLKHPSNRQQVDFNLKETGYDGPENSPLVESGWEYRREKIAYQKELEAEMRRFETMHQHGHMPRRDPNEIAAMDSPLAEDAAQPAPLVTPKFADDPDAPPLPGAPPADLAERMAKQTKPIDPNQGGDPFALRHDQPKSQTFDPMKHQAPGIILGMAVASIRQRDAEGQVKDYFLAVPGDDVRLTFPSAESPPKAINATFTVVDFYESKMNEYDAGFAFVPLSKLQSLRYMTHPELGSAVSTIQIRLKPGVDLNQFTNKLRAAFPAETHPFRIQSWKDMQGPLLAAVQMEKTILNILLFLIIGVAGFGILATFYMIVVEKTKDIGILKSLGASGGGIMSIFVGYGLSLGIVGSGVGCILGLLFVWNINHIAKLIEMITGREVFDPTIYYFQEIPTIVEPAAIAMVVFGAMLIAVLASVLPAIRAARLHPVEALRYE; the protein is encoded by the coding sequence ATGTACAAGTTGATGCTCTGTCTGCGTTACCTGAAAACGCGTTGGATCGCCCTCGCGTCGATCATTAGCGTGACGCTGGGCGTGGCCACCATGGTGGTCGTGAACGCCGTCATGTCAGGCTTCTCGCACGAGATGCACGTTCGCCTGCACGGCATTCTTTCCGACGTCGTGATGGAAAGCCACAGCCTGGATGGCTTCTACCAGTGGGAACGTCACATGCAAGCCGTACGCGAGGTGGCCGGCGACGACATCGAGAACATGACCGTCACCGTGCACGTACCGGCGATGCTGAACATGCGTGTGCGTGACCAGTGGCTGCCGCGGCAACTCACCGTCATCGGCATCGACGACGAAACGTACAATAAAGTCAGCGACTTTTCAAAGTATCTGAAGCACCCATCCAACCGCCAGCAGGTCGACTTCAACCTGAAGGAAACCGGCTACGACGGCCCGGAGAACTCTCCCTTGGTCGAATCAGGCTGGGAGTATCGTCGCGAGAAGATCGCCTACCAGAAAGAACTGGAAGCCGAGATGCGGCGTTTTGAAACGATGCATCAACATGGCCATATGCCGCGCCGCGATCCCAACGAGATCGCAGCGATGGATAGCCCTCTGGCCGAAGATGCTGCTCAGCCAGCCCCACTGGTCACTCCTAAGTTCGCCGATGATCCCGATGCACCACCGCTGCCAGGAGCACCCCCTGCCGACCTGGCCGAGCGGATGGCCAAGCAAACCAAGCCAATCGATCCCAATCAGGGAGGCGACCCGTTTGCTCTGCGTCACGATCAGCCCAAGAGCCAGACCTTCGATCCGATGAAGCATCAGGCCCCCGGCATCATCCTGGGGATGGCCGTGGCCAGCATTCGTCAGCGAGATGCCGAAGGCCAGGTGAAAGATTATTTCCTGGCCGTGCCTGGCGACGACGTTCGCCTGACGTTTCCTTCGGCCGAAAGCCCACCCAAGGCGATCAACGCGACCTTCACGGTCGTCGACTTCTACGAAAGCAAGATGAACGAATACGACGCCGGCTTCGCGTTCGTTCCGCTGAGCAAGCTCCAGTCGCTACGTTACATGACGCACCCGGAACTGGGCAGCGCCGTCTCGACGATTCAAATTCGCTTGAAGCCAGGCGTCGACCTCAACCAGTTCACCAACAAGCTGCGTGCTGCTTTCCCCGCTGAAACGCATCCCTTCCGCATTCAATCGTGGAAGGACATGCAAGGGCCGCTGTTGGCTGCCGTGCAGATGGAAAAGACGATCCTCAATATCCTGCTGTTTTTGATCATCGGCGTGGCCGGCTTCGGCATTCTGGCGACCTTCTACATGATCGTCGTCGAGAAGACCAAAGACATCGGCATCCTCAAATCGCTCGGTGCCAGCGGTGGCGGGATCATGAGCATCTTCGTCGGCTACGGGCTCTCGCTGGGCATTGTCGGTTCCGGCGTCGGCTGCATTCTCGGCCTGCTATTCGTCTGGAACATCAACCACATCGCCAAGCTGATCGAGATGATCACCGGGCGCGAAGTGTTTGATCCGACGATCTATTACTTCCAGGAAATTCCTACCATCGTCGAACCCGCCGCGATTGCCATGGTGGTTTTTGGGGCGATGTTGATTGCCGTATTGGCGAGCGTGCTGCCAGCGATTCGCGCCGCACGACTTCACCCGGTCGAGGCCCTCCGTTATGAGTAA
- the lysS gene encoding lysine--tRNA ligase — protein MEDQNAAVHAIEAARRQKMDKLVSLGIDPWGQRFDNKQSISEVRGLESEITEEKTTSEGGREQTQYSGPKVRVAGRVVLMRPTGKLIFINLVDRTGTIQLFLGQAQVGERNWEIAQCLDLGDIIGVDGELKKTKTGELTVFVEELHFLTKTLEAPPEKHKGLTDPEMRQRMRYLDLAYGDGVLERFVQRTQIVRSIRDTLVGEGYYEIEGPTLHTIAGGAAARPFETFHNALGMPLVMRIALELHLKRLLVGGMERVFELGRVYRNEGISPRHNPEFTMLEVYQAFGNYETMMELTENIVKNALDAIGSPYKVPFGEKEIDFTPPFDRKCYSDLLAEHAGIDPTNEAEVIACAKKLGLETDGKHPDVLRNEIFEETVEDKLVGPVFVIDYPASICPLTKRKADNPAVAERFELFIQGMELANAYTELNDPDLQEKLFRTQLEGMDEEDSMARMDTDFVRALRNGMPPAGGLGIGIDRLVMLLTNSATIREIILFPLLRHEAT, from the coding sequence ATCGAAGATCAGAACGCCGCGGTTCATGCGATCGAAGCGGCTCGTCGTCAGAAGATGGACAAGCTCGTCAGCTTGGGGATCGACCCGTGGGGGCAGCGGTTCGACAACAAGCAGTCGATTTCCGAGGTTCGCGGGCTCGAGTCGGAAATCACCGAAGAGAAGACGACCAGCGAAGGAGGACGCGAGCAAACCCAGTACAGTGGTCCCAAGGTACGCGTCGCGGGGCGGGTCGTGCTGATGCGACCCACTGGCAAGCTGATCTTCATCAACCTGGTCGATCGGACCGGCACCATCCAGTTGTTTCTCGGCCAGGCCCAGGTCGGTGAGCGCAACTGGGAGATCGCCCAGTGCTTGGATCTCGGCGATATCATTGGCGTCGATGGCGAACTGAAGAAAACCAAGACCGGCGAGCTGACCGTCTTCGTCGAAGAACTTCACTTCCTGACCAAGACGCTCGAAGCTCCACCGGAAAAGCATAAGGGCCTGACCGATCCCGAGATGCGTCAGCGGATGCGTTACTTGGATCTGGCCTACGGCGACGGCGTGCTCGAACGTTTCGTGCAGCGAACCCAAATCGTGCGTTCGATTCGCGATACGCTCGTCGGTGAAGGCTACTACGAAATTGAAGGCCCGACGCTGCACACGATCGCCGGTGGTGCCGCCGCGCGTCCTTTCGAGACCTTCCACAACGCCCTGGGTATGCCGCTGGTGATGCGAATCGCCTTGGAACTGCACCTGAAGCGGCTGCTGGTTGGCGGCATGGAACGGGTCTTCGAATTGGGACGCGTCTACCGCAACGAAGGGATCAGCCCGCGTCACAACCCTGAGTTCACCATGCTTGAGGTCTACCAGGCCTTCGGCAACTACGAAACGATGATGGAGCTGACCGAGAACATCGTCAAGAACGCCCTCGATGCGATCGGCTCGCCGTACAAGGTTCCCTTCGGCGAGAAAGAGATCGACTTCACGCCCCCGTTCGATCGGAAGTGCTACAGCGACCTGCTAGCAGAGCACGCCGGCATCGATCCGACGAACGAAGCCGAGGTAATCGCGTGTGCCAAGAAGCTGGGCCTGGAGACCGACGGCAAGCACCCCGACGTGCTGCGTAACGAGATCTTTGAAGAAACGGTCGAAGACAAACTGGTCGGCCCGGTCTTCGTAATCGACTACCCTGCTAGCATCTGCCCGTTGACCAAGCGAAAAGCGGATAATCCAGCGGTTGCCGAACGTTTCGAGCTGTTCATCCAAGGCATGGAACTGGCCAACGCCTACACCGAGTTGAACGACCCCGACCTGCAGGAAAAGCTGTTCCGCACCCAGTTGGAAGGGATGGACGAAGAGGACTCGATGGCCCGCATGGACACCGATTTCGTCCGAGCCCTTCGCAACGGAATGCCGCCAGCTGGCGGACTTGGTATTGGCATCGACCGCCTTGTCATGTTACTAACTAACAGCGCGACGATTCGCGAAATCATTTTGTTCCCGCTGTTGCGGCACGAAGCAACCTGA